From a single Streptomyces misionensis genomic region:
- a CDS encoding helix-turn-helix domain-containing protein, with amino-acid sequence MPDFSELSDFLRSRRAALTPEEIGLPQLAERRRVPGLRREEVALAAGLSVTHYTRLEQGRARQVSDSVLDAIARTLRLTPDEYGHLMDLARPEPAASRRPPAPRAARADQGIRRLIDSFTDTPALVLDRRNDVLAWNAMGRLLLASHLDLDAPDHPARRPNLTRLLFLDERTRALYPRWQEEAQLAVASLRLVAGRHPQDKQLAELVGELTVNSEEFARRWAKHPVRTCVAGTKELDHPLVGSLELSFQSLLVPGPSDQRVIAYTARAGSSSEAGLRLLAATLLTDPRSCSTGERSPRVPQR; translated from the coding sequence ATGCCCGACTTCTCCGAGTTGAGCGACTTCCTGCGCAGCCGCCGCGCCGCCCTGACCCCCGAGGAGATCGGACTGCCGCAGCTGGCGGAGCGCCGCCGGGTCCCCGGGCTGCGCCGCGAGGAGGTGGCACTGGCGGCCGGTCTGAGCGTCACCCACTACACCCGGCTCGAACAGGGCCGCGCCCGGCAGGTCTCCGACTCCGTCCTCGACGCGATCGCCCGCACCCTGCGCCTGACCCCGGACGAGTACGGCCACCTGATGGACCTCGCCCGACCGGAACCGGCCGCCTCCCGCCGTCCCCCGGCACCCCGGGCCGCCCGCGCCGACCAGGGCATCCGCCGGCTCATCGACAGCTTCACGGACACCCCCGCCCTCGTCCTGGACCGGCGCAACGACGTCCTCGCCTGGAACGCCATGGGCCGTCTCCTGCTGGCGTCGCACCTGGACCTCGACGCCCCGGACCACCCCGCGCGGCGCCCCAACCTCACCCGGCTGCTGTTCCTGGACGAACGCACCCGGGCGCTCTACCCGCGCTGGCAGGAGGAGGCCCAACTCGCCGTGGCGTCACTGCGGCTGGTCGCCGGCCGCCACCCGCAGGACAAGCAGCTCGCCGAACTCGTCGGCGAACTGACCGTCAACAGTGAGGAGTTCGCCCGGCGCTGGGCCAAGCACCCGGTGCGCACCTGCGTCGCCGGCACCAAGGAACTCGACCATCCCCTGGTGGGCTCCCTGGAGTTGTCCTTCCAGAGCCTGCTGGTGCCCGGCCCGTCCGACCAGCGCGTGATCGCCTACACGGCCCGCGCCGGTTCCAGTTCGGAGGCGGGCCTGCGGCTGCTGGCCGCCACCCTGCTCACAGACCCACGATCTTGTTCCACCGGCGAGCGAAGTCCACGCGTTCCGCAGAGGTGA
- a CDS encoding MFS transporter, translating to MSVVDGVVERSVLPDGPGDPGPGRLTSRMRLTLVVLLVAQFMLAVDFSILNVALPVIGRGLGFSLAGLQWIATAFALSAAGFTLLFGRVADLFGRRRLFLGGLVVLGLASLAGGLATGPEVLVVARVFQGLATAAVTPAGLSLLTTAFPEGPLRQKALGLNGALMSAGFTTGAVLGGVLTDLLSWRWSFFINVPVAAAVLVIAPMVLAESRPEVRPRLDLPGALTVTLGLLAVVLGFTRAGEHGWGDPAALLVLAAGVVLLIAFYLVERGASAPLVPVRVLRRRTVAWGNIAGVLAFVTETSLVFLMTLYLQRVLGFSPLAAGLSFGVLGLGTVLGGTVAPRVIARAGTRTTLISGALVQAAATAALLALGTGTQSLALLLPATFVGGVGNMMLIVGFMVTATSGLPDREQGMATGLATMSQQIGITMGTPVMSAIATGASGILPGIRTAVAANTALVLTAALIAAAFLADRTSD from the coding sequence ATGTCTGTCGTCGATGGTGTGGTGGAACGGTCGGTGCTGCCGGACGGCCCGGGAGATCCGGGGCCTGGGCGGCTGACGTCGCGGATGCGGCTGACGCTGGTGGTGCTGCTGGTCGCGCAGTTCATGCTGGCGGTGGACTTCTCGATCCTGAACGTGGCCCTCCCGGTGATCGGGCGGGGGCTGGGCTTCTCGCTGGCCGGCCTCCAGTGGATCGCGACCGCGTTCGCGTTGTCCGCGGCCGGGTTCACCCTGCTGTTCGGGCGGGTCGCGGACCTGTTCGGGCGGCGCCGGCTGTTCCTGGGCGGCCTGGTCGTGCTGGGGCTGGCCTCGCTGGCCGGGGGGCTGGCGACCGGCCCCGAAGTCCTCGTCGTGGCCCGGGTGTTCCAGGGCCTGGCCACCGCGGCCGTCACCCCGGCCGGGCTGTCCCTGCTGACCACGGCCTTCCCCGAGGGACCGCTGCGGCAGAAGGCGCTCGGGCTCAACGGGGCGCTGATGTCGGCCGGTTTCACCACCGGCGCCGTCCTCGGCGGGGTGCTCACCGATCTGCTGTCCTGGCGGTGGTCGTTCTTCATCAACGTGCCCGTCGCCGCGGCCGTCCTGGTGATCGCCCCCATGGTCCTGGCCGAGTCCCGGCCCGAGGTCCGGCCCCGGCTGGACCTGCCCGGCGCGCTGACGGTCACCCTCGGGCTGCTCGCCGTCGTGCTCGGCTTCACCCGGGCCGGCGAACACGGCTGGGGCGACCCCGCGGCGCTGCTCGTCCTGGCCGCCGGCGTCGTGCTGCTGATCGCCTTCTACCTCGTCGAACGGGGAGCGTCAGCGCCCCTCGTCCCGGTCCGGGTGCTGCGCCGGCGCACCGTCGCCTGGGGCAACATCGCCGGTGTCCTCGCCTTCGTCACCGAGACCTCCCTGGTCTTCCTGATGACCCTCTACCTCCAGCGGGTCCTCGGCTTCTCGCCGCTGGCCGCCGGCCTGTCCTTCGGTGTGCTGGGGCTGGGCACGGTCCTGGGCGGCACCGTCGCGCCCCGCGTGATCGCCCGCGCCGGCACACGTACGACCCTGATCAGCGGCGCCCTCGTCCAAGCCGCCGCGACCGCCGCCCTGCTCGCCCTGGGCACCGGCACGCAGAGTCTCGCCCTGCTGCTGCCCGCGACGTTCGTCGGCGGCGTCGGCAACATGATGCTGATCGTCGGCTTCATGGTCACCGCCACGAGCGGTCTGCCCGACCGGGAACAGGGCATGGCCACCGGACTGGCCACCATGAGCCAGCAGATCGGCATCACCATGGGCACCCCGGTCATGAGCGCGATCGCCACGGGGGCCTCCGGCATCCTCCCCGGCATCCGTACCGCCGTCGCCGCCAACACGGCCCTGGTCCTCACCGCGGCCCTGATCGCCGCCGCCTTCCTCGCCGACCGCACGTCGGACTGA
- a CDS encoding carbohydrate ABC transporter permease, whose protein sequence is MSRRRRFPLLSYLLVVSGAVLMVVPFLDMVMTSFKGPGESGRLPYRFLPEAFGLANYRAALGQLNLPLLFRNSVTVTALITASVLLTSSLAGYALAKLRFPGRDLVFRLVLTTMMFPPFLFFIPHFLILAHWPLAGGNDLFGRGGAGLTVSIVALAMPFLVNGFGIFLTRQFVIAIPDEVLEAARLDGAGEFTLWWRIVLPQTKPVLVTLALLTFVDAWNEYIWALLISTADPDVMTLPVGIQLLQDHVDPTRTMPVVMAALVLSVLPVLVLFLLLQKHYVRGVMLSGLK, encoded by the coding sequence GTGAGCCGGCGCCGCCGCTTCCCGCTGCTGTCGTATCTGCTGGTGGTGTCCGGTGCCGTGCTGATGGTGGTGCCGTTCCTCGACATGGTGATGACGTCGTTCAAGGGGCCGGGCGAGTCCGGCAGACTGCCGTACCGCTTCCTGCCCGAGGCGTTCGGCCTCGCCAACTACCGGGCGGCGCTCGGCCAGTTGAATCTGCCGCTGCTGTTCCGCAACAGCGTCACCGTGACGGCGCTGATCACCGCCTCGGTGCTGCTCACGTCCTCGCTGGCCGGCTACGCGCTGGCCAAGCTGCGCTTCCCGGGCCGGGACCTGGTCTTCCGGCTGGTCCTCACGACGATGATGTTCCCGCCGTTCCTCTTCTTCATCCCGCACTTCCTGATCCTGGCGCACTGGCCGCTGGCGGGCGGCAACGACCTGTTCGGGCGCGGCGGCGCGGGGCTGACCGTCAGCATCGTGGCGCTCGCGATGCCGTTCCTCGTCAACGGCTTCGGGATCTTCCTGACACGCCAGTTCGTGATCGCGATCCCGGACGAGGTCCTGGAGGCCGCGCGGCTCGACGGGGCGGGCGAGTTCACCCTGTGGTGGCGGATCGTCCTCCCCCAGACCAAGCCGGTCCTGGTCACCCTCGCCCTGCTGACCTTCGTGGACGCCTGGAACGAGTACATCTGGGCCCTGCTGATCTCCACCGCCGACCCGGACGTGATGACCCTGCCGGTGGGCATCCAGCTCCTCCAGGACCACGTCGACCCCACCCGCACCATGCCTGTCGTCATGGCCGCGCTGGTGCTCAGCGTCCTCCCGGTCCTCGTCCTCTTCCTGCTGCTCCAGAAGCACTACGTCCGGGGCGTGATGCTCAGCGGCCTCAAGTGA
- a CDS encoding carbohydrate ABC transporter permease encodes MVNTLAPRTAGPATRRPPPAGAGRDRARRRQTAVAYLFLAPTLLFFAVFLVLPLGFALLLSTSRWAGFALSDIRPVGPANFTGLFADGSTFLAPILTNTLLFALGTVALALAGSVIVATCIDRLRLQGLWRTLYFLPMVTTVVAVGNVWKYMYEPGGLVNGVRNALGLGSVAFLQDPHTALPAVVVVQAWASAGSAVLVLTAGLKSVPVTYYEAAALDGAGAVTVFWRITLPLLRPSLLFVCVTQFLTGLQSFALITVMTKGGPGDATAVAALEMYRQAFSYGDWGTASAAAFVLFVVVLLITLVQLWLFRRRGEDA; translated from the coding sequence ATGGTGAACACCCTGGCACCGCGGACGGCCGGACCGGCCACGCGCCGCCCGCCACCCGCCGGCGCCGGACGGGACCGGGCGCGGCGCCGCCAGACCGCCGTCGCCTACCTCTTCCTGGCCCCGACGCTGCTGTTCTTCGCGGTCTTCCTGGTCCTGCCGCTCGGCTTCGCGCTGCTGCTGTCGACGTCCCGCTGGGCCGGGTTCGCCCTGTCGGACATCCGCCCGGTGGGACCGGCCAACTTCACCGGTCTGTTCGCGGACGGCTCGACCTTCCTCGCGCCGATCCTGACCAACACCCTGCTGTTCGCCCTGGGCACGGTGGCGCTCGCGCTCGCCGGGTCGGTCATCGTCGCCACCTGCATCGACAGGCTGCGGCTCCAGGGGCTGTGGCGCACGCTGTACTTCCTGCCGATGGTCACGACCGTCGTCGCCGTCGGCAATGTGTGGAAGTACATGTACGAGCCGGGCGGCCTGGTCAACGGCGTCCGCAACGCGCTCGGCCTGGGCTCGGTCGCGTTCCTCCAGGACCCGCACACCGCGCTGCCCGCGGTGGTGGTCGTCCAGGCGTGGGCGTCGGCCGGTTCGGCGGTCCTCGTGCTGACGGCGGGGCTGAAGTCCGTCCCGGTGACGTACTACGAGGCCGCCGCGCTGGACGGCGCCGGAGCGGTCACCGTCTTCTGGCGGATCACCCTGCCGCTGCTGCGGCCGTCGCTGCTGTTCGTCTGCGTCACCCAGTTCCTCACCGGGCTCCAGTCGTTCGCGCTGATCACGGTGATGACCAAGGGCGGCCCCGGGGACGCGACCGCGGTGGCCGCGCTGGAGATGTACCGGCAGGCGTTCTCGTACGGCGACTGGGGCACGGCGAGTGCGGCGGCGTTCGTGCTGTTCGTCGTGGTCCTGCTGATCACCCTGGTGCAGCTGTGGCTGTTCCGGCGCAGGGGGGAGGACGCGTGA
- a CDS encoding ABC transporter substrate-binding protein, giving the protein MTRPGRGLSRRHFALALPSALLTAGCAGRHQGTGRPGDPIVLTLLSHYSSGVLRKALQDPVDEWNATHDRVKVRTEAVEFTDLLTTFMVRQAAGQGADIVQPYCLWTGQLVRAGVLRPAPPEHAEEIRRGYRAAAVGGASVAGRVYGYPTEVQTYALYYNSRLLRASGIAEPPRTWPELEEAAARTMRRDRYGNTLVQGFGLSVYDDSTTVGQTLALLNAAGGGFVTPDGGRTALDSPAGRAVFELEHRLVSSGASAPGVNVYQAFPSGQVAMVISAGWWTGSLRPLMGADYRDVGVAPVPVPAAGDRHATLSTGFLLGVNTACRHPEAAWEFLRWLNAGRTRVRGGATVTRMSALQAAVGSLTGRADDMRALLGRGGDPNTRPFLDALAYAVPEPNGPGAQQAKTLLRTNIEALWTGQQSVGRALRTIRRQVDQEVARPW; this is encoded by the coding sequence GTGACGCGGCCCGGGCGCGGCCTGAGCCGGCGGCACTTCGCGCTCGCGCTGCCCTCCGCCCTGCTCACCGCGGGCTGCGCCGGCCGGCACCAGGGCACCGGCCGTCCCGGGGACCCGATCGTCCTCACCCTGCTCTCCCACTACTCCAGCGGGGTGCTCCGCAAGGCACTCCAGGACCCGGTCGACGAGTGGAACGCCACCCACGACCGGGTCAAGGTGCGCACCGAGGCGGTGGAGTTCACCGATCTGCTGACCACCTTCATGGTCCGGCAGGCGGCCGGTCAGGGCGCCGACATCGTCCAGCCGTACTGCCTGTGGACCGGCCAGCTGGTGCGGGCCGGTGTGCTGCGGCCCGCCCCGCCCGAACACGCCGAGGAGATCAGGCGCGGCTACCGCGCGGCCGCGGTCGGCGGCGCCTCGGTGGCGGGCCGCGTCTACGGCTACCCCACCGAGGTGCAGACGTACGCCCTCTACTACAACTCCCGGCTGCTGCGCGCTTCCGGCATCGCGGAACCTCCCCGCACCTGGCCCGAGTTGGAGGAGGCGGCGGCCCGCACCATGCGACGGGACCGGTACGGCAACACCCTGGTCCAGGGGTTCGGACTGTCCGTGTACGACGACTCCACCACCGTCGGCCAGACCCTCGCCCTGCTGAACGCGGCCGGCGGCGGCTTCGTCACGCCGGACGGCGGCCGCACCGCCCTCGACTCGCCGGCCGGGCGCGCGGTGTTCGAGCTGGAGCACCGGCTGGTCTCCAGCGGTGCGAGCGCCCCCGGCGTCAATGTCTACCAGGCGTTCCCGTCCGGGCAGGTGGCCATGGTGATCAGCGCGGGCTGGTGGACGGGGAGCCTGAGGCCGCTGATGGGCGCGGACTACCGCGACGTCGGTGTCGCGCCCGTGCCGGTCCCCGCGGCGGGCGACCGGCACGCCACCCTCTCCACCGGCTTCCTCCTCGGGGTCAACACCGCCTGCCGCCACCCTGAAGCCGCCTGGGAGTTCCTGCGCTGGCTCAACGCCGGCCGGACCCGGGTGCGGGGCGGTGCGACCGTGACCCGGATGAGCGCCCTGCAAGCGGCGGTCGGCTCGCTCACCGGCCGCGCCGACGACATGCGGGCCCTGCTGGGCAGGGGCGGCGATCCGAACACGCGCCCGTTCCTGGACGCGCTGGCCTACGCGGTGCCGGAGCCGAACGGGCCGGGCGCGCAGCAGGCCAAGACGCTGCTGCGCACGAACATCGAGGCGTTGTGGACCGGTCAGCAGTCGGTCGGCCGGGCTCTGCGCACCATCCGCCGCCAGGTCGATCAGGAGGTGGCGCGCCCATGGTGA
- a CDS encoding GNAT family N-acetyltransferase has product MTSTPLADTVVRGFRAGDGPSLTEVWNRSAPADPISPERLRSLVLLDANFDPEGLRVAVAGDGSIAGAAYAVRRLTPLYGTDAEPRQGWVPFFFVDPAARGQGLGRLLLTEALDWLRAHGRTRVDFSSYTPNYLLPGLDAETYPEAAKLLDSLGFRTLYEAAAMDRSLVGYRLPAAVARRRDELVARGYRFETPADDDLVELIALARDHFTPDWARAIRESLLSGTPPERIVVAREPVGRLVGWAMHGAYESAPERFGPFGVLAPMRGTGLGKVLLHLVLGRMRAHGAHGAWFLWTGERSPAGHLYRAAGFTTTRVFRVLRRETDR; this is encoded by the coding sequence ATGACATCAACTCCGCTCGCGGACACCGTGGTCCGCGGGTTCCGGGCCGGTGACGGACCTTCGCTGACCGAGGTCTGGAACCGGAGCGCGCCGGCCGACCCGATCAGCCCGGAGCGCTTGCGTTCGCTCGTGCTGCTGGACGCCAACTTCGACCCCGAGGGCCTGCGGGTCGCGGTGGCCGGGGACGGGAGCATCGCGGGCGCGGCCTACGCGGTGCGCCGGCTGACCCCGCTGTACGGCACCGACGCGGAACCGCGGCAGGGCTGGGTCCCGTTCTTCTTCGTCGATCCGGCCGCGCGCGGACAGGGCCTCGGCCGGCTGCTGCTGACCGAGGCCCTCGACTGGCTGCGCGCGCACGGCCGCACCAGGGTGGACTTCTCCTCCTACACCCCGAACTACCTGCTGCCCGGCCTGGACGCCGAGACGTACCCGGAGGCGGCGAAGCTCCTCGACTCGCTGGGCTTCCGGACGCTGTACGAGGCGGCGGCGATGGACCGCTCCCTGGTCGGCTACCGGCTGCCCGCGGCCGTCGCCCGGCGCCGGGACGAACTGGTCGCGCGGGGCTACCGGTTCGAAACGCCGGCCGACGACGACCTGGTGGAGCTGATCGCCCTGGCCCGCGACCACTTCACGCCCGACTGGGCGCGCGCGATCCGCGAGAGTCTGCTCTCGGGCACGCCGCCGGAGCGGATCGTGGTCGCCCGGGAGCCCGTGGGGCGTCTCGTCGGCTGGGCGATGCACGGCGCGTACGAGTCGGCGCCGGAGCGGTTCGGGCCGTTCGGGGTGCTGGCGCCGATGCGCGGCACCGGGCTGGGCAAGGTGCTGCTGCACCTGGTCCTCGGCCGCATGCGGGCGCACGGGGCGCACGGCGCGTGGTTCCTGTGGACCGGCGAACGGTCCCCGGCGGGCCATCTGTACCGTGCGGCCGGCTTCACCACGACCCGGGTGTTCCGGGTGCTGCGCCGGGAGACGGACCGGTGA
- a CDS encoding exo-beta-N-acetylmuramidase NamZ family protein, with protein MSADGRGAVRTGSARLCASPGLAGGGRLGLVTNHTGVLPDLRPLAPALLEAGARLVALFGPEHGLHGSGQAGEGGTARTDPVTGLPVHDTYRCTGERLDKLLTGSGVDTLVYDLQDVGARFYTYVWTMFDLMVSAARTGVRFVVADRPNPLGGLVGEGPLLDPRWASFVGRAPVPVRHGLTCGELARWFNARAVPELAGRSVGLTVIEAAGWTRDLDAGATGLPWVAPSPNMPTPATAAVYPGTCLFEGTNLSEGRGTTQPFEIVGAPYLDGRFAPALAELALPGVRFRELHFVPAFHKHAGQPLRGVQLHVTDRAAFRPVLTAVAMLATLRRLYPADFAWRTAGDPTEHRHFVDLLWGSDRLRHTIDAGEDPLPLCDPPAPPREWAGDDVLLYR; from the coding sequence ATGAGCGCGGACGGGCGTGGCGCGGTGCGGACCGGGAGCGCGCGGCTGTGTGCGTCGCCCGGCCTGGCCGGGGGCGGACGGCTGGGACTGGTGACCAATCACACGGGGGTCCTCCCGGATCTGCGCCCCCTCGCGCCCGCGCTGCTGGAGGCCGGCGCACGGCTGGTGGCGCTGTTCGGGCCGGAGCACGGGCTGCACGGAAGCGGGCAGGCCGGCGAGGGCGGCACCGCCCGGACGGACCCGGTCACCGGACTGCCGGTCCACGACACCTACCGGTGCACGGGCGAGCGCCTCGACAAGCTGCTGACGGGCAGCGGCGTGGACACGCTGGTGTACGACCTCCAGGACGTCGGGGCCCGGTTCTACACCTACGTCTGGACCATGTTCGACCTGATGGTCTCGGCGGCCCGTACCGGTGTGCGGTTCGTCGTCGCCGACCGGCCCAACCCGCTCGGCGGGCTCGTCGGCGAGGGACCGCTGCTCGACCCCCGCTGGGCGAGCTTCGTGGGACGCGCGCCCGTCCCCGTCCGGCACGGGCTCACGTGCGGCGAACTCGCCCGCTGGTTCAACGCGCGGGCCGTTCCCGAACTCGCCGGCAGGTCCGTCGGGTTGACCGTGATCGAGGCCGCCGGCTGGACGCGCGACCTGGACGCCGGGGCCACCGGGCTGCCCTGGGTCGCGCCCTCGCCGAACATGCCGACGCCCGCGACCGCCGCCGTCTACCCCGGTACCTGTCTGTTCGAGGGCACGAACCTCTCCGAGGGCCGGGGCACCACCCAGCCCTTCGAGATCGTCGGGGCGCCCTACCTCGACGGCCGGTTCGCGCCCGCGCTCGCCGAACTCGCCCTACCCGGTGTGCGTTTCCGCGAGCTGCACTTCGTCCCGGCCTTCCACAAACACGCCGGGCAGCCGCTGCGCGGGGTCCAGCTGCACGTCACCGACCGCGCGGCGTTCCGGCCCGTGCTCACCGCCGTCGCGATGCTCGCCACACTGCGGCGCCTGTACCCGGCCGACTTCGCCTGGCGCACCGCGGGGGACCCCACCGAGCACCGGCACTTCGTCGACCTGCTGTGGGGCTCCGACCGGTTGCGGCACACCATCGACGCGGGCGAGGACCCGCTGCCGCTGTGCGATCCGCCCGCACCGCCGCGGGAGTGGGCGGGCGACGACGTACTGCTGTACCGCTGA
- a CDS encoding restriction endonuclease yields the protein MTIPIRPGRRGRDDRRFDLRATALFFLLLAVALCLLGFVVRTAAAAVEHRPSWVGALVMLAVAVALLSRSRWRRWSAARCARRAARALDEAAKEAADSLGGGAVGADGPAAFEGGRAAEPSAGAVRPAAPEVAATVPVAARQDEEITEHLVVPGPPADYAGLDPDGFEQAVAELCVRDDCRSVEVVGGAGDLGADVIAHTADGLRVVIQCKLYGEAHKVGSQDMQRFGGTCFTIHEADVAALVTTSDFTAPALEYASECGIVCVNGQDLEAWRHGTGPSPWQLARAEP from the coding sequence GTGACCATACCCATACGCCCAGGGCGGCGCGGCCGCGACGACCGGCGCTTCGACCTGCGCGCGACCGCCCTGTTCTTCCTGCTGCTGGCGGTCGCCCTGTGCCTGCTCGGCTTCGTGGTCCGTACCGCGGCGGCCGCCGTGGAGCACCGTCCGTCGTGGGTCGGCGCGTTGGTGATGCTGGCGGTCGCGGTCGCGCTGCTGTCCCGGTCCAGGTGGCGCCGCTGGTCCGCCGCGCGATGCGCGCGCCGGGCCGCGCGGGCGCTGGATGAGGCGGCGAAGGAGGCGGCCGACAGCCTGGGCGGCGGGGCGGTGGGGGCGGACGGGCCGGCGGCCTTCGAGGGCGGCCGGGCCGCGGAGCCGTCCGCGGGCGCCGTCCGCCCGGCGGCGCCGGAGGTGGCGGCGACCGTGCCCGTCGCCGCCCGGCAGGACGAGGAGATCACCGAACACCTCGTCGTTCCCGGCCCGCCCGCCGACTACGCCGGGCTGGACCCCGACGGGTTCGAGCAGGCCGTGGCCGAGCTGTGCGTCCGCGACGACTGCCGGTCCGTCGAAGTCGTCGGCGGCGCGGGCGACTTGGGTGCGGACGTCATCGCGCACACGGCGGACGGCCTGCGCGTGGTCATCCAGTGCAAGCTGTACGGCGAGGCCCACAAGGTCGGTTCGCAGGACATGCAGCGGTTCGGCGGGACCTGCTTCACCATCCACGAGGCCGATGTCGCGGCGCTGGTCACCACGAGCGACTTCACCGCGCCCGCCCTCGAGTACGCGTCCGAGTGCGGCATCGTCTGCGTCAACGGCCAGGACCTGGAGGCGTGGCGGCACGGCACGGGACCGAGCCCGTGGCAGCTCGCGCGGGCGGAGCCCTGA